Proteins from one Ricinus communis isolate WT05 ecotype wild-type chromosome 9, ASM1957865v1, whole genome shotgun sequence genomic window:
- the LOC8271088 gene encoding 60S ribosomal protein L18a-like protein, with amino-acid sequence MSDEEKGHSRAVIIDHQHHQYHHQHPQQSQPPPPPPQYGTFQGVANYPPPHPPQHPVIGFPQPVPPPGASEPPAYPHGYQTVPGYAVAEGRPVRERRLPCCGIGVGWFLFIIGFFLGAIPWYVGLFILLCARIDPREKPGYVACTIAAVLATIAIVLGATKGADDW; translated from the exons atgagtGATGAAGAGAAAGGACACAGCCGAGCAGTGATCATTGATCACCAGCATCACCAGTACCATCACCAACATCCCCAACAATCACAACCACCGCCACCACCACCGCAGTATGGTACTTTTCAAGGCGTAGCTAATTATCCTCCTCCTCATCCACCACAACACCCAGTTATCGGATTCCCTCAACCTGTCCCTCCTCCTGGGGCCTCTGAGCCCCCTGCATACCCTCACGGCTATCAAACCGTCCCAG GTTATGCTGTTGCCGAAGGAAGACCTGTTAGAGAACGTCGCCTTCCTTGCTGTGGTATCGGTGTTGGCTGGTTCTT gTTTATAATCGGTTTCTTTCTTGGTGCTATCCCATGGTATGTTGGGCTTTTTATTCTACTTTGTGCAAGGATAGATCCTCGAGAGAAACCAGGATACGTCGCTTGCACAATCGCT GCTGTTCTTGCTACTATTGCAATTGTTCTTGGTGCAACAAAGGGAGCTGATGATTGGTAG
- the LOC8271089 gene encoding solanesyl diphosphate synthase 3, chloroplastic/mitochondrial isoform X1, which produces MLLSRGLSRISRNGYRHCFLSRGLDRPFLLSNTSHYLGRSTPKVLNHRETYSWSLSTLYGFKQQIHHQSSSLIEDQLDPFSLVADELSLLANKLRSMVVAEVPKLASAAEYFFKMGVEGKRFRPTVLLLMATALNVHIPEPTPTGVGDVVATELRARQQSIAEITEMIHVASLLHDDVLDDADTRRGIGSLNFVMGNKVAVLAGDFLLSRACVALASLKNTEVVSLLATVVEHLVTGETMQMTSTSEQRCSMEYYMQKTYYKTASLISNSCKAIALLAGQTAEVAMLAFEYGKNLGLAFQLIDDVLDFTGTSASLGKGSLSDIRHGIVTAPILFAMEEFPQLRAVVDRGFDKPGNVDIALEYLGKSRGIQRTRELAAKHANLAAAAIDSLPETDDEEVRKSRRALVDLTQRVITRNK; this is translated from the exons ATGTTACTCTCACGAGGGTTGTCCCGGATTTCAAGAAACGGGTATCGTCATTGTTTTCTTTCTCGTGGACTAGACCGCCCTTTCCTTCTTTCTAACACTTCCCACTATCTTGGACGCTCTACTCCAAAG GTTTTAAATCATAGAGAAACTTATTCCTGGAGTTTATCTACACTGTACGGCTTCAAACAGCAGATTCATCATCAGAGCAGCTCATTGATTGAG gaTCAACTTGACCCATTCTCACTTGTCGCTGATGAACTATCGCTACTTGCAAATAAGTTGCGGTCGATGGTGGTTGCTGAG GTTCCCAAACTCGCCTCAGCTGCTGAGTACTTCTTCAAGATGGGAGTAGAAGGAAAGCGATTTCGTCCCACT GTTTTGTTACTGATGGCAACAGCTTTGAATGTGCACATACCTGAACCAACACCAACTGGAGTTGGAGATGTTGTGGCAACAGAGCTACGTGCAAGACAACAGAGCATAGCTGAAATCACAGAAATGATCCAT GTGGCAAGTCTTCTTCATGACGATGTGTTGGATGATGCAGACACTAGGCGTGGTATTGGTTCACTAAATTTTGTTATGGGCAATAAG GTAGCAGTATTAGCTGGGGATTTTCTCCTTTCACGAGCTTGTGTAGCCCTTGCTTCTTTGAAAAACACAGAG GTGGTTTCACTTTTGGCAACAGTTGTAGAACATCTTGTTACTGGCGAAACCATGCAGATGACTAGTACATCTGAGCAACGTTGTAG TATGGAGTATTATATGCAAAAGACATACTACAAGACTGCATCTTTGATTTCAAACAGCTGCAAAGCAATTGCACTTCTGGCCGGGCAAACAGCAGAAGTTGCAATGTTGGCTTTTGAGTATGGCAAAAATCTG ggATTGGCATTTCAGTTAATAGATGACGTCCTTGATTTCACAGGCACATCTGCTTCCCTTGGAAAGGGTTCATTATCTGACATTCGACAT GGAATTGTGACTGCTCCAATACTGTTTGCAATGGAGGAGTTCCCCCAATTACGTGCAGTTGTTGACCGGGGCTTTGACAAACCTGGAAATGTTGATATT GCCCTAGAGTACCTTGGAAAGAGCCGGGGAATACAAAGGACAAGGGAGTTAGCTGCGAAGCATGCTAACCTTGCTGCAGCAGCTATCGATTCACTCCCGGAAactgatgatgaagaagtaaGAAAGTCAAGGAGGGCACTAGTAGATCTCACACAAAGAGTAATCACAAGAAATAAGTGA
- the LOC8271089 gene encoding solanesyl diphosphate synthase 3, chloroplastic/mitochondrial isoform X2: MNYRYLQISCGRWWLLRYLIVLSPIISVVPKLASAAEYFFKMGVEGKRFRPTVLLLMATALNVHIPEPTPTGVGDVVATELRARQQSIAEITEMIHVASLLHDDVLDDADTRRGIGSLNFVMGNKVAVLAGDFLLSRACVALASLKNTEVVSLLATVVEHLVTGETMQMTSTSEQRCSMEYYMQKTYYKTASLISNSCKAIALLAGQTAEVAMLAFEYGKNLGLAFQLIDDVLDFTGTSASLGKGSLSDIRHGIVTAPILFAMEEFPQLRAVVDRGFDKPGNVDIALEYLGKSRGIQRTRELAAKHANLAAAAIDSLPETDDEEVRKSRRALVDLTQRVITRNK; the protein is encoded by the exons ATGAACTATCGCTACTTGCAAATAAGTTGCGGTCGATGGTGGTTGCTGAGGTATCTAATTGTTCTCTCTCCCATCATTTCTGTG GTTCCCAAACTCGCCTCAGCTGCTGAGTACTTCTTCAAGATGGGAGTAGAAGGAAAGCGATTTCGTCCCACT GTTTTGTTACTGATGGCAACAGCTTTGAATGTGCACATACCTGAACCAACACCAACTGGAGTTGGAGATGTTGTGGCAACAGAGCTACGTGCAAGACAACAGAGCATAGCTGAAATCACAGAAATGATCCAT GTGGCAAGTCTTCTTCATGACGATGTGTTGGATGATGCAGACACTAGGCGTGGTATTGGTTCACTAAATTTTGTTATGGGCAATAAG GTAGCAGTATTAGCTGGGGATTTTCTCCTTTCACGAGCTTGTGTAGCCCTTGCTTCTTTGAAAAACACAGAG GTGGTTTCACTTTTGGCAACAGTTGTAGAACATCTTGTTACTGGCGAAACCATGCAGATGACTAGTACATCTGAGCAACGTTGTAG TATGGAGTATTATATGCAAAAGACATACTACAAGACTGCATCTTTGATTTCAAACAGCTGCAAAGCAATTGCACTTCTGGCCGGGCAAACAGCAGAAGTTGCAATGTTGGCTTTTGAGTATGGCAAAAATCTG ggATTGGCATTTCAGTTAATAGATGACGTCCTTGATTTCACAGGCACATCTGCTTCCCTTGGAAAGGGTTCATTATCTGACATTCGACAT GGAATTGTGACTGCTCCAATACTGTTTGCAATGGAGGAGTTCCCCCAATTACGTGCAGTTGTTGACCGGGGCTTTGACAAACCTGGAAATGTTGATATT GCCCTAGAGTACCTTGGAAAGAGCCGGGGAATACAAAGGACAAGGGAGTTAGCTGCGAAGCATGCTAACCTTGCTGCAGCAGCTATCGATTCACTCCCGGAAactgatgatgaagaagtaaGAAAGTCAAGGAGGGCACTAGTAGATCTCACACAAAGAGTAATCACAAGAAATAAGTGA